A genomic region of Rhizobium sp. NXC24 contains the following coding sequences:
- a CDS encoding peptidylprolyl isomerase, producing MLSYNKLAAVAFATIVTFQAPVFAADAKDPVVAKVGDVEIHQSELDLAIANLDPQLGQLPDEQKKVAALSASIDVKLLAKDAAAEKLDQTPDFQSHMAYLRDRELHNAYFKAHVADAIKDDEVKARYDKEVAALPKQEEVHARHILVKTEDEAKAIIKELDAGKDFAELAKEKSTDPNKADGGDLGYFARGRMVKEFEDAAFALPVGTYTKTPVKSDFGWHVIKVEDKRVAPPPPFDQVKDQVRQLVMRDKYLELLNKAKQESKVVINDPALSKAYDDAQKQQDQAPADDAVAPDAQPQQ from the coding sequence ATGCTGAGTTACAACAAACTTGCTGCGGTTGCCTTTGCAACAATCGTTACCTTCCAGGCGCCGGTCTTTGCGGCGGATGCCAAGGACCCAGTTGTCGCCAAGGTCGGCGATGTTGAAATCCATCAATCCGAGCTTGATCTGGCGATCGCCAATCTCGACCCGCAGCTTGGCCAGCTTCCCGACGAGCAGAAGAAGGTCGCGGCACTTTCGGCTTCGATCGATGTCAAGCTGCTCGCCAAGGACGCGGCTGCCGAAAAACTCGACCAGACGCCGGACTTCCAGTCGCACATGGCCTATCTGCGCGATCGCGAGCTGCACAACGCCTATTTTAAGGCCCATGTCGCCGACGCGATCAAGGACGATGAGGTCAAGGCTCGCTACGACAAGGAAGTCGCCGCCCTGCCGAAGCAGGAAGAGGTCCACGCACGCCACATCCTGGTGAAGACCGAAGATGAAGCCAAGGCAATCATCAAGGAACTCGACGCCGGCAAGGATTTTGCCGAACTTGCCAAGGAAAAGTCGACCGACCCGAACAAGGCCGACGGCGGCGATCTCGGCTATTTCGCCCGTGGCCGCATGGTCAAGGAATTCGAAGACGCAGCCTTCGCGCTGCCGGTCGGCACCTACACCAAGACCCCGGTGAAGTCCGATTTCGGCTGGCACGTCATCAAGGTCGAAGACAAGCGCGTCGCTCCGCCGCCGCCGTTCGACCAAGTGAAGGATCAGGTTCGTCAGCTCGTCATGCGCGACAAGTATCTTGAGCTCCTGAACAAGGCCAAGCAGGAATCGAAGGTCGTCATCAATGACCCGGCGCTGAGCAAGGCCTATGATGATGCGCAGAAGCAGCAGGACCAGGCGCCGGCAGACGACGCAGTCGCCCCTGACGCTCAGCCGCAGCAGTAA
- the secA gene encoding preprotein translocase subunit SecA has translation MVSIGGIARKLFGSSNDRRVKSFQPNVVAINALEEKMRALSDEALAAKTVEFRQQLADGKTLDDLLVPAFAVVREASRRVLGMRPFDVQLIGGMILHSNAIAEMKTGEGKTLVATLPVYLNALAGKGVHVVTVNDYLAQRDSGNMGRIYGFLGLTTGVIIHGLSDEERRDAYACDITYGTNNELGFDYLRDNMKYDRGQMVQRGHNFAIVDEVDSILVDEARTPLIISGPLDDRSDLYTTIDAFIPRLSKDDYEIDEKQRSANFSEDGTEKLENMLRDAGLLKAESLYDVENVAIVHHVNNALKAHKLFQRDKDYIVRNGEVVIIDEFTGRMMPGRRYSDGQHQALEAKERVQIQPENQTLAQITFQNYFRMYGKLAGMTGTASTEAEEFGNIYGLDVVEVPTNLPIQRLDEDDEVYRTHDEKYKAIITEILDAHKRGQPVLVGTTSIEKSELLADRMRKQGFSNFQVLNARYHEQEAYIVAQAGVPGAVTIATNMAGRGTDIQLGGNLEMRVERDLDEMEPGPERDAAVAKIAEEIKELKQQALTAGGLYVIATERHESRRIDNQLRGRSGRQGDPGRSKFYLSLQDDLMRIFGSDRMDGMLQKLGLKEGEAIVHPWINKALERAQKKVEARNFDIRKNVLKYDDVLNDQRKVIFEQRVELMDATDLSETVGDMRHEVIEDLVSKHIPERAYAEQWDADGLKAGVANFFDMDMPVHDWVKEEGIGEDDIRARLTEAADKAAAEKAERFGPEIMTYVERSIVLQTLDNLWREHIVNLDHLRSVIGFRGYAQRDPLQEYKAEAFELFQSLLNNLRQAVTGQLSRVELVQQPAEPQTLPMQARHIDATTGEDEFAPLSLVNENVVAPENRDPQNPATWGRVGRNETCPCGSGKKYKHCHGAFESSEVV, from the coding sequence ATGGTCAGCATAGGTGGAATTGCCCGCAAGTTGTTTGGCTCGTCCAACGACCGCCGCGTTAAGTCATTCCAGCCGAATGTCGTTGCGATCAACGCGCTCGAAGAAAAGATGCGCGCCTTGTCTGACGAAGCTTTGGCCGCCAAGACGGTAGAGTTCCGCCAGCAGCTTGCCGACGGCAAGACGCTGGACGACCTTCTCGTACCCGCATTTGCCGTCGTGCGCGAGGCTTCGCGGCGCGTTCTCGGTATGCGACCTTTTGACGTACAGCTCATCGGCGGCATGATCCTGCATTCGAATGCGATCGCCGAGATGAAGACGGGCGAAGGCAAGACGCTGGTCGCGACCCTGCCTGTCTACTTGAATGCGCTTGCCGGCAAGGGCGTTCATGTCGTCACCGTCAACGACTACCTGGCACAGCGCGACAGCGGCAATATGGGCCGCATCTATGGCTTTCTCGGCCTGACCACTGGCGTCATCATTCACGGCCTGTCGGATGAGGAGCGCCGTGACGCTTATGCCTGCGACATTACCTACGGCACCAACAACGAACTCGGCTTCGACTATCTGCGCGACAATATGAAATACGATCGTGGCCAGATGGTGCAGCGCGGTCATAATTTCGCGATCGTCGACGAAGTGGACTCGATCCTCGTCGATGAGGCGCGCACGCCGCTCATCATTTCCGGCCCGCTCGACGACCGCTCCGATCTCTATACGACGATCGACGCCTTCATTCCGCGCCTGTCGAAGGACGATTACGAGATCGACGAAAAGCAGCGCTCGGCCAACTTCTCCGAAGACGGCACCGAAAAGCTGGAAAACATGCTGCGTGACGCCGGCTTGCTGAAGGCTGAATCGCTCTACGACGTCGAAAACGTCGCGATCGTCCACCACGTCAACAACGCGCTCAAGGCCCACAAGCTCTTCCAGCGCGACAAGGACTATATCGTCCGCAACGGCGAAGTCGTCATCATCGACGAATTCACCGGCCGCATGATGCCGGGCCGCCGCTATTCGGACGGCCAGCACCAGGCATTGGAAGCCAAGGAACGGGTACAGATCCAGCCGGAAAACCAGACCTTGGCGCAGATCACCTTCCAGAATTATTTCCGCATGTACGGCAAGCTCGCCGGCATGACCGGCACGGCATCGACGGAAGCGGAAGAATTCGGCAACATCTATGGCCTCGACGTAGTCGAAGTGCCGACCAACCTGCCGATCCAGCGTCTCGACGAGGACGACGAGGTCTATCGTACGCACGACGAGAAGTATAAGGCGATCATCACCGAGATTTTGGACGCCCACAAGCGCGGCCAGCCGGTGCTCGTCGGTACCACCTCGATCGAAAAGTCCGAGCTTCTTGCCGACCGCATGCGCAAGCAGGGCTTCAGCAACTTCCAGGTTCTGAACGCCCGCTACCATGAGCAGGAAGCTTATATCGTCGCGCAGGCCGGCGTTCCCGGCGCCGTGACGATCGCTACCAACATGGCTGGCCGCGGTACCGACATTCAGCTCGGCGGCAACCTCGAAATGCGCGTCGAACGCGATTTGGACGAGATGGAGCCCGGTCCGGAGCGCGATGCGGCTGTCGCCAAGATCGCCGAAGAGATCAAGGAGCTCAAGCAGCAGGCTTTGACCGCCGGCGGTCTCTACGTCATCGCCACCGAACGCCATGAAAGCCGCCGCATCGACAATCAGTTGCGCGGTCGTTCCGGCCGTCAGGGCGACCCCGGCCGTTCGAAATTCTACCTGTCGCTTCAGGACGACCTGATGCGTATCTTCGGCTCCGACCGCATGGACGGCATGCTGCAGAAGCTCGGCCTCAAGGAAGGCGAAGCGATCGTCCATCCCTGGATCAACAAGGCCCTCGAACGCGCCCAGAAGAAGGTCGAAGCCCGCAACTTCGATATCCGCAAGAACGTTCTGAAGTACGACGACGTGCTGAACGATCAGCGCAAGGTCATCTTCGAACAGCGTGTCGAGCTCATGGATGCAACGGATCTTTCCGAAACCGTCGGCGATATGCGCCACGAGGTCATCGAAGATCTGGTTTCCAAGCACATCCCCGAGCGCGCCTATGCCGAGCAGTGGGATGCCGACGGCCTGAAGGCCGGCGTCGCCAACTTCTTCGACATGGACATGCCGGTGCATGACTGGGTCAAGGAAGAAGGTATCGGCGAAGACGATATCCGCGCCCGTCTGACGGAAGCCGCCGACAAGGCCGCTGCGGAAAAGGCCGAGCGCTTCGGTCCGGAAATCATGACCTATGTCGAGCGCTCCATTGTGCTGCAGACGCTGGACAATCTCTGGCGCGAGCACATCGTCAACCTCGACCATCTGCGCTCCGTCATTGGCTTCCGCGGTTATGCCCAGCGCGATCCGCTGCAGGAATACAAGGCCGAGGCCTTCGAACTCTTCCAGTCGCTTCTGAACAACCTGCGCCAGGCCGTCACCGGTCAGTTGTCGCGCGTCGAACTGGTGCAGCAGCCGGCCGAGCCGCAGACGCTGCCTATGCAGGCGCGCCATATCGATGCCACGACCGGCGAAGACGAATTCGCGCCGCTCAGCCTCGTCAACGAAAACGTCGTCGCCCCGGAAAACCGCGATCCGCAAAATCCGGCAACCTGGGGCCGCGTCGGCCGCAACGAAACCTGCCCCTGCGGTTCCGGCAAGAAATACAAGCATTGCCACGGGGCGTTCGAGAGCAGCGAAGTGGTTTGA